In Cryptomeria japonica chromosome 10, Sugi_1.0, whole genome shotgun sequence, a genomic segment contains:
- the LOC131859150 gene encoding uncharacterized protein LOC131859150, which produces MCPTATGSSYGGAPPPPALDLGTLPRSAPIINPISNWETKLVVNLSPAHIDPLAFNFLKRGLNFALTPRNIPHIDFLIEIENAVRTLPLDVAEEVRQDCAVALRYAKPPKFNIPKAELLAFNNLMHNNDLIISRADKGNATVIMSKPDYLAKMEILLSDSSSYKILSRNPCPKILKAVRSAISNSSLDDSTKLRLLPSKEVTPRIYGVPKIHKANIPLRPIVDTIGSPTYKLAAFLAKLISPLVGNSNSFIKDSNQFVQFIKDTKLDPQDTLVSFDVVSLFTKVPILDAIEIVKLKVNEEIASLVELCLRSTFFAFQGVIYEQVDGVAMGSPLSPVIANIFMEHFEEVALHSFPLKPKWWKRYMDDTNFAFKGVEHAGKGFLRGSKVHGLIFPNGLKEFLPGDKVIIPSVSRGSKVAVLKIEESNHLDGSRDHWVLKKINIKEEFVPR; this is translated from the exons ATGTGTCCAACCGCAACCGGCTCTTCCTACGGAGGAG CCCCCCCACCCCCCGCCTTGGATCTCGGCACTCTTCCTAGGTCAGCCCCTATCATCAACCCCATTAGTAATTGGGAGACCAAACTTGTGGTCAACCTCTCTCCCGCCCACATTGATCCTCTCGCTTTCAACTTCCTCAAGCGAGGTCTTAACTTTGCCTTGACTCCTCGCAACATTCCGCACATCGACTTCCTCATCGAGATCGAAAATGCGGTTCGTACCCTTCCTCTTGATGTTGCTGAAGAGGTTAGACAAGATTGTGCTGTTGCGCTCCGTTATGCCAAACCTCCTAAATTCAACATCCCTAAAGCTGAGCTGTTGGCCTTCAATAATCTAATGCACAATAATGACCTTATCATCTCAAGAGCTGACAAAGGCAATGCCACGGTCATTATGAGCAAACCTGATTACTTGGCCAAAATGGAAATCCTCCTCTCAGATTCCAGTAGTTACAAAATTTTGTCTCGTAACCCGTGCCCGAAGATTCTGAAGGCAGTTAGATCTGCTATTTCTAACTCCTCTTTGGATGATTCTACCAAACTTCGTCTTCTTCCGTCTAAGGAAGTGACCCCTCGTATATATGGGGTCCCAAAAATTCACAAAGCCAACATTCCTTTGAGACCCATTGTCGATACCATTGGGTCTCCAACTTACAAGTTAGCCGCTTTTCTTGCCAAATTAATCTCTCCGCTTGTTGGTAACTCCAACTCCTTCATCAAAGATTCCAACCAATTTGTCCAGTTTATCAAGGACACTAAGTTGGACCCTCAAGACACTCTTGTGAGCTTCGATGTGGTGTCCCTCTTCACCAAGGTCCCTATTCTAGACGCCATAGAGATTGTCAAGCTTAAGGTCAATGAGGAAATCGCCTCTTTAGTGGAACTTTGCTTAAGGTCAACCTTCTTCGCCTTCCAAGGTGTTATCTATGAACAGGTTGACGGAGTAGCCATGGGCTCCCCTCTCTCGCCGGTCATTGCCAACATATTCATGGAACATTTTGAAGAGGTGGCCTTACATTCTTTCCCCCTCAAGCCAAAATGGTGGAAACGATATATGGATGACACCAAT TTCGCCTTCAAGGGAGTGGAGCATGCTGGAAAGGGATTTCTCAGAGGTTCTAAGGTTCATGGCCTTATTTTTCCCAATGGTTTGAAGGAGTTTCTGCCAGGCGATAAGGTTATAATTCCATCTGTCAGTAGGGGAAGTAAGGTTGCGGTCTTGAAGATTGAAGAATCTAATCATCTTGATGGTAGCAGGGACCATTGGGTCCTTAAGAAGATTAATATTAAGGAGGAATTTGTACCCAGGTAG